In one window of uncultured Acetobacteroides sp. DNA:
- a CDS encoding thioredoxin fold domain-containing protein, with amino-acid sequence MKKLAAALLLLPALFAGSLQAQNRSVQFEDTTFAISLAKAKAANKPIFMDGFTSWCGPCKYMAKKVFTQDKVADFMNANFVSVKFDMEKGEGVTLAKKYGVNVYPTFLILDTAGNLVHRIVGSSEADEFLEKVKAGLNPATSLAAQQATYRAGDRTPAFVKGYLNTLKEAYMEDTAKVVATAYLRSLKEKDRITKDSWNIYNDFINNASSKEFLFILTNRIKFTDAVGDSAVDAKITSVFTDKAMSFLINRKGAVYSKEESQKFRNLVNASKPSNIQKYFLILDLADAKFAKNSGTIAAIVDGSMKKVELTDEECHVILFQIIPLVADSKNKSAIATINAYIDTRIASIKEEWTKPYFEKLKNKLNGTTEEAKK; translated from the coding sequence ATGAAAAAACTAGCAGCAGCCCTACTCCTGCTCCCAGCGCTCTTTGCCGGAAGCCTGCAAGCGCAAAACCGCAGCGTACAATTCGAGGATACCACCTTTGCCATCAGCCTCGCCAAGGCGAAAGCCGCCAACAAGCCCATCTTTATGGATGGATTTACCAGCTGGTGCGGCCCCTGCAAGTACATGGCCAAGAAAGTATTTACGCAGGATAAGGTGGCCGACTTTATGAATGCCAACTTCGTCAGCGTTAAGTTCGACATGGAGAAGGGCGAAGGGGTTACCCTCGCCAAAAAGTACGGCGTAAATGTCTATCCCACCTTCCTGATCCTGGATACCGCAGGCAACCTCGTCCACAGGATAGTGGGCAGCAGCGAAGCCGATGAGTTCCTCGAAAAGGTGAAGGCCGGGCTTAACCCAGCCACCTCGCTGGCCGCCCAACAGGCCACCTACAGGGCAGGAGATCGTACCCCCGCCTTCGTAAAGGGCTACTTGAACACGCTAAAGGAGGCCTATATGGAGGATACCGCCAAAGTGGTTGCCACCGCCTACCTACGCTCGCTTAAAGAGAAGGATAGGATCACCAAAGATAGCTGGAACATCTACAACGACTTCATCAACAACGCGTCGAGCAAGGAATTTCTCTTCATTCTCACCAACCGCATCAAGTTTACCGATGCCGTTGGCGACTCAGCTGTCGATGCCAAGATCACCAGCGTCTTTACCGACAAGGCCATGTCGTTCCTGATCAACCGCAAGGGTGCGGTGTACAGCAAGGAGGAGTCACAGAAGTTCCGCAACCTGGTAAACGCCAGCAAACCCTCCAACATCCAGAAGTACTTCCTGATCCTCGACCTAGCCGATGCCAAGTTTGCCAAGAATAGCGGCACCATTGCCGCTATTGTCGATGGTTCGATGAAAAAAGTTGAGCTTACCGACGAAGAATGTCACGTTATCCTCTTCCAAATAATACCACTGGTTGCCGATAGTAAAAACAAGAGCGCCATTGCCACCATCAACGCCTACATAGATACTAGAATAGCCTCAATAAAGGAGGAATGGACAAAGCCCTACTTCGAGAAGTTGAAGAATAAGCTCAACGGCACCACCGAAGAGGCCAAAAAGTAA
- a CDS encoding deoxynucleoside kinase — translation MLQIAVAGNIGSGKTTLTKMLAESLGWKAQFEGLDENPYINDFYRDMLRWSFNLQIYFLHSRLKQTVELRKGEENVIQDRTIYEDAHIFAPNLYQMGLMYERDYRTYVDLFDISTSLVQSPDLLIYIRASVKTLIRQITSRGREYEKEISAEYLSNLNEHYETWISSYTLGKLLVLDIDQLNFIESKNSLAKVVELVKQKLGL, via the coding sequence ATGTTACAGATTGCAGTTGCAGGAAACATCGGCAGCGGTAAGACAACCCTTACCAAGATGCTTGCCGAAAGCCTTGGATGGAAGGCACAGTTCGAGGGGCTTGACGAAAACCCCTACATCAACGACTTTTATCGCGATATGCTTCGCTGGTCGTTCAATCTTCAGATCTACTTTCTACACTCGCGCCTTAAACAGACCGTCGAGCTGAGGAAAGGTGAGGAGAATGTTATTCAGGATAGAACCATCTACGAGGATGCCCATATCTTTGCCCCCAACCTCTACCAAATGGGGCTGATGTACGAGAGGGATTACAGGACATATGTTGATCTTTTCGACATTTCCACCTCGCTGGTGCAGTCGCCCGACCTGCTGATCTACATCCGGGCCTCGGTGAAGACGCTAATCCGCCAGATTACCAGCCGCGGACGCGAGTACGAGAAGGAAATCAGCGCCGAATACCTGAGCAACCTAAACGAGCACTACGAAACCTGGATAAGCAGCTACACGCTGGGCAAGCTGCTGGTGCTAGACATCGACCAGCTGAACTTTATCGAGTCGAAGAACAGCCTAGCCAAGGTCGTCGAGCTGGTAAAGCAGAAGCTGGGCCTCTAG
- the ade gene encoding adenine deaminase — protein sequence MEKVKGNIVDLEKKDVFFGEFFIKDGFVFDLVKISKEKKFEKYIIPGFVDSHIHIESSMLVPSEFAKVAVRTGVIATVSDPHEIANVLGVDGVEYMRLNGERSGFKFFFGVPSCVPAVPFDKSGAVLDSRIVTKMLESGKYFYLSEMMNFPGVVNGDVEVKAKIDAALRYGLKVDGHAPGLIGADLETYVNAGITTDHECMSLQEAEDKIKLGVKVQIREGSAAKNFDSLIDIVKKYPDMVMLCSDDCHPDDLLNGYFVGLVRRALKKGVDVFDVLRISGYNAIKHYNLPLGLLQEGDPADFVMVDNLLDFNVEKTVVGGKVLFEKGNVKTIDAKIEIVNNFIENIVRLEDIKVSSSQNDSVSVRVIGVVEGELYTNSEVYDLEVQNGNVTSDRNSDILKIVVLNRYQKAKPSVGFIKGFGLKQGAICSSVSHDSHNLVAIGVDDESIVKVINGVVASKGGLAYADDDVLKVLELPVAGLMAAASAEKVAEDYRNLLEITRKSGSTMKAPFMTMAFMSLIVIPELKISDQGLFDVVAFKPTSLFANER from the coding sequence ATGGAAAAAGTAAAAGGAAATATAGTTGATCTTGAGAAGAAGGATGTATTTTTTGGAGAGTTTTTTATCAAAGATGGATTTGTTTTTGATTTAGTTAAAATTTCCAAGGAGAAAAAATTTGAAAAATACATTATTCCTGGTTTTGTTGATTCTCATATTCATATTGAGAGTTCAATGTTGGTGCCATCTGAATTTGCTAAGGTTGCGGTGCGGACGGGAGTTATTGCAACGGTGAGTGATCCTCATGAGATTGCAAATGTGCTTGGTGTGGATGGTGTTGAATACATGAGGTTGAATGGAGAAAGATCAGGATTTAAATTTTTCTTTGGAGTGCCGTCGTGCGTGCCTGCTGTTCCTTTTGATAAGTCTGGTGCTGTACTTGATTCGCGAATTGTTACTAAAATGCTTGAATCGGGAAAGTATTTTTATCTTTCGGAAATGATGAATTTTCCCGGAGTTGTTAATGGTGATGTAGAGGTGAAAGCAAAAATTGATGCTGCCTTGCGGTATGGTTTGAAGGTGGATGGTCATGCCCCAGGATTGATTGGTGCTGATTTGGAAACATACGTAAATGCAGGAATTACAACTGATCATGAGTGTATGTCGCTTCAAGAAGCAGAAGATAAGATAAAATTGGGTGTGAAGGTGCAGATACGAGAGGGAAGTGCTGCGAAAAACTTCGACTCGTTGATAGATATTGTAAAGAAATATCCCGATATGGTGATGCTTTGTTCAGATGATTGTCATCCCGATGATCTTTTGAATGGCTATTTTGTTGGTTTGGTAAGACGTGCATTGAAAAAAGGTGTGGATGTTTTTGATGTACTTCGTATATCTGGTTATAATGCGATAAAACATTACAATCTTCCTTTAGGACTTTTACAAGAAGGTGATCCGGCAGATTTTGTTATGGTTGATAATCTTTTGGATTTTAACGTTGAAAAGACTGTTGTTGGTGGAAAAGTTCTTTTCGAAAAGGGTAATGTAAAAACGATTGATGCCAAAATAGAAATAGTAAATAATTTTATAGAAAATATTGTAAGACTTGAAGATATAAAAGTTTCTTCGTCTCAAAATGATTCTGTTTCTGTTAGGGTCATTGGTGTTGTTGAAGGGGAACTTTACACCAATTCAGAGGTGTATGATTTGGAAGTTCAAAATGGTAATGTTACTTCTGATAGAAATTCTGATATTCTTAAAATAGTTGTTTTAAACAGATATCAAAAAGCAAAGCCAAGTGTCGGCTTTATTAAAGGATTTGGCTTAAAACAGGGTGCTATTTGTAGTAGCGTTTCTCATGACTCTCATAATCTTGTTGCAATTGGTGTCGATGACGAGAGTATTGTGAAGGTTATAAATGGGGTAGTGGCATCGAAAGGAGGTTTAGCCTATGCTGACGATGACGTGCTAAAGGTTTTGGAATTGCCTGTGGCTGGGCTTATGGCAGCGGCATCTGCTGAAAAAGTAGCAGAGGATTACCGAAATTTGCTTGAAATTACCAGAAAAAGTGGTTCTACCATGAAGGCACCATTTATGACAATGGCTTTTATGTCGCTAATTGTAATACCGGAGTTGAAGATTTCTGATCAAGGTTTATTTGATGTGGTAGCGTTTAAACCAACATCTCTTTTTGCCAATGAGCGATAA
- a CDS encoding DUF4271 domain-containing protein yields the protein MMSGDTLNVKKETPKVEQQQLTLKPVNVAVVKLYTATYYPTLLATDIDKGSYSSILSKEALESILPSNIMQKAAAPSEEELANFRFFEHGGVSVPLEELQVNTAPESALNDTVSIQHPATVSDTLTRVGQDSLALRPAIDSLPAVNIPEQSFRFSDIDSSMLARFDIPELISRDSYILLESHPELVFGKYSRPAQVIHASSVGIAKERDTQNLGFISFCMLTLGLILFIVSLKFQYKNVELVVKGFYSFREARKIYQSRSLNFKRFASLSTIFYLLTFTVFLVLLVQKYAGNTVKELGILSTYLAAFGLLLGLYMLRIWAWKMLGNVSRNKELFKELGFSHLIFYAVFALSIFPLQIVASYTIKSASLFFIQLSIYIISIILLLFIIRTLRLFLSYRVSFFFWFLYFCTLEILPVLLALHFAGIVG from the coding sequence ATGATGTCTGGTGATACGCTGAACGTAAAGAAGGAAACCCCAAAGGTAGAACAGCAACAATTGACCTTAAAACCGGTTAATGTTGCTGTCGTAAAACTCTATACGGCTACCTATTATCCAACGCTTTTGGCTACAGATATCGATAAAGGTTCTTATAGCAGCATTTTATCTAAAGAAGCGCTTGAAAGCATATTGCCATCGAATATTATGCAAAAGGCTGCTGCTCCAAGTGAAGAGGAACTTGCTAATTTTAGGTTTTTCGAGCATGGTGGGGTATCGGTACCTCTTGAGGAACTTCAGGTAAATACTGCGCCTGAAAGTGCCTTAAATGACACCGTCAGCATTCAGCATCCAGCAACAGTTTCGGATACTCTTACCAGAGTAGGGCAGGATTCGCTTGCTCTTAGACCTGCTATAGATTCGCTTCCTGCTGTAAATATACCGGAGCAATCTTTCCGCTTTTCGGATATTGACTCTTCGATGCTTGCGCGATTTGATATACCAGAATTGATTTCGCGTGACTCATACATTTTGCTTGAGAGCCATCCTGAACTAGTTTTTGGAAAGTATAGCAGACCTGCTCAAGTTATACATGCCTCAAGTGTGGGAATCGCAAAAGAGCGTGATACGCAAAATCTTGGTTTTATCAGCTTTTGTATGCTAACACTTGGGCTTATACTGTTTATTGTAAGCCTTAAGTTTCAGTATAAGAATGTTGAACTGGTTGTTAAAGGTTTTTACAGTTTTCGTGAGGCACGTAAAATTTACCAGAGTCGTTCGCTTAACTTTAAGCGTTTTGCTAGCCTTTCTACCATTTTTTATCTTCTTACCTTCACCGTTTTCCTTGTGCTTCTAGTACAAAAATATGCTGGCAACACTGTTAAGGAACTAGGTATACTATCTACCTATCTTGCTGCTTTTGGTTTGCTGCTTGGTCTCTATATGCTGAGAATTTGGGCTTGGAAAATGTTAGGTAACGTTAGTAGAAACAAGGAGTTGTTCAAAGAACTTGGCTTTAGCCATCTGATTTTTTATGCTGTTTTTGCACTTTCAATTTTCCCCTTACAAATTGTAGCTTCGTACACCATTAAGTCTGCTTCCCTATTTTTTATTCAACTATCTATTTATATTATTTCCATTATTTTACTGCTATTCATCATTAGAACATTAAGACTATTTCTCAGCTACAGAGTTTCATTTTTCTTTTGGTTTTTATACTTTTGCACTCTCGAAATACTACCCGTGTTGCTAGCACTTCATTTTGCTGGAATCGTTGGTTAA
- the rnpA gene encoding ribonuclease P protein component: MKENRFYKTERLCSKKDFEQLFTGSNSFFVYPFKVVYRTVDYSEKEYLKIGISVSKRNFKRAVKRNYIKRRIREAFRLNKGQLKLLLEERRVGLQVVLVYVSKETQEYADIEPKIKIVLERLAKNASKDAGVDTSSAD; encoded by the coding sequence ATGAAGGAGAACAGGTTTTATAAAACCGAACGGCTATGCAGCAAAAAAGATTTCGAGCAGCTTTTTACTGGTTCGAACTCTTTCTTTGTGTATCCCTTTAAGGTTGTTTACCGAACTGTAGATTACTCCGAAAAGGAGTATCTGAAGATAGGAATTAGCGTTTCGAAGCGTAACTTTAAGCGTGCGGTTAAGCGCAACTACATCAAGCGGAGAATTCGTGAGGCGTTTAGGCTAAACAAGGGGCAGCTAAAGTTGTTACTTGAGGAACGTAGAGTGGGGCTTCAAGTTGTGCTTGTGTACGTATCGAAGGAAACCCAAGAGTATGCTGATATCGAACCAAAAATTAAGATTGTACTTGAAAGGCTTGCTAAGAATGCTTCGAAGGATGCTGGTGTGGATACTTCTTCAGCCGATTAG
- the uvrC gene encoding excinuclease ABC subunit UvrC: MSDKSISEYLKKLVEILPNQPGVYQYLDEEGVVIYVGKAKDLKKRVSSYFTSRRYESKKLMVLVRKIRDIKHIVVPTESDALLLENNLIKKLQPRYNINLKDDKTYPWIAIKNELFPRVFSTRRYVKDGTRYFGPYTSVTRLRTLLDLIKQIYHLRTCNLNLDENSISKAKYKPCLEYHIGNCKAPCVNYSLISEYDNSVKEISEILRGNLGDLLSMLKCKMEIAASDYRFEEAHIIKQKIEMMETYQSKSVIVSTSITNLDVFSVVMDSSNAYANSMRVKNGMVVQSHNFEIKLQIEEEKESILSFVIAEIHERLGFVSREVVVPFLPDQEFPNSTYTIPQRGDKLKLLELSEKNAKMFRMEKLKQLEKVDPERHTARILNTIKKDLQLDELPVHIECFDNSNIQGSNPVAACVVFRDAKPSKKDYRHFNVKTVVGPDDFASMREIVYRRYRRMLDEGESLPNLIVIDGGKGQLSAAVESLKKLDIIHKIPVVGLAKKMEEIYFPNDPIPLYLDKNSESLKVLMHIRDEAHRFGITFHRNKRSSSFIKSEIKSIPGIGEKSAMELYGKFKTVAKMREASEEEIAQVVGAHRAKIIFEYFNSSSSDGSQNY; this comes from the coding sequence ATGAGCGATAAAAGTATTAGCGAGTACCTGAAAAAGTTAGTTGAAATCCTTCCCAATCAGCCTGGCGTTTACCAGTATCTGGATGAGGAAGGAGTTGTTATTTATGTGGGAAAGGCAAAGGATTTAAAAAAGCGCGTGTCTTCATACTTTACGTCGAGAAGGTATGAGAGTAAAAAGTTAATGGTGTTGGTTAGGAAAATTCGCGACATAAAGCATATTGTTGTGCCTACCGAATCGGATGCGCTGCTGCTTGAAAATAATCTTATAAAAAAACTACAGCCCCGATATAATATCAACCTGAAGGATGATAAGACTTACCCTTGGATTGCCATAAAGAATGAATTGTTTCCAAGGGTGTTTTCTACCAGAAGGTATGTGAAGGATGGGACTCGATATTTTGGTCCTTATACTTCGGTAACGCGTCTTCGAACCTTGCTCGATTTGATAAAGCAAATTTATCATCTTCGAACATGCAATTTGAATCTCGATGAGAATAGCATATCTAAGGCTAAGTATAAGCCTTGCCTTGAATATCACATTGGAAATTGTAAAGCACCTTGTGTAAATTATTCTTTAATAAGTGAATATGATAATTCAGTTAAAGAAATAAGTGAAATACTTCGAGGAAATCTAGGAGATTTACTCTCGATGCTGAAGTGTAAAATGGAAATCGCCGCTTCGGACTATCGTTTTGAGGAGGCTCATATCATCAAGCAAAAAATTGAGATGATGGAAACCTACCAAAGCAAATCGGTCATTGTAAGTACGAGCATTACCAACCTTGACGTTTTTTCGGTGGTGATGGATTCAAGCAATGCTTACGCCAACTCTATGCGTGTGAAGAATGGAATGGTTGTTCAATCGCACAACTTTGAAATAAAACTTCAGATTGAAGAAGAAAAGGAAAGCATCCTATCTTTTGTGATTGCGGAAATTCACGAGCGGCTAGGATTTGTTTCACGTGAAGTGGTGGTGCCATTCTTACCCGATCAGGAGTTTCCAAATTCAACTTATACCATTCCGCAGCGCGGAGATAAACTGAAGTTGCTGGAACTATCCGAAAAGAATGCAAAAATGTTTAGGATGGAGAAACTGAAGCAACTAGAGAAGGTTGATCCTGAAAGGCACACGGCCAGAATACTGAATACCATCAAGAAAGATTTGCAGTTGGATGAACTTCCTGTTCATATTGAATGCTTCGATAACTCCAACATTCAGGGAAGTAATCCGGTGGCGGCATGCGTGGTGTTTAGGGATGCAAAACCATCGAAAAAGGATTACCGCCACTTTAATGTGAAAACGGTTGTTGGTCCTGATGATTTTGCCTCGATGCGTGAGATTGTATATCGTCGCTACAGAAGAATGCTAGATGAGGGGGAAAGTCTCCCAAATTTAATTGTTATAGATGGTGGAAAGGGGCAACTTTCAGCTGCAGTTGAATCGCTAAAAAAGTTGGATATAATCCACAAAATACCAGTCGTTGGTTTGGCTAAAAAAATGGAGGAAATTTACTTTCCAAACGATCCTATTCCGCTGTACCTCGATAAAAATTCGGAAAGCTTAAAGGTTCTCATGCATATACGCGATGAGGCACACCGTTTTGGTATTACCTTTCATCGAAATAAGCGATCGAGCAGTTTCATAAAATCGGAAATAAAATCAATACCAGGTATTGGTGAAAAGAGCGCGATGGAACTCTATGGAAAGTTTAAAACCGTGGCAAAAATGCGCGAAGCCTCAGAGGAGGAAATCGCTCAAGTTGTTGGAGCACATCGGGCAAAAATAATCTTCGAGTACTTCAATTCGAGTAGCAGCGATGGCAGTCAAAACTATTAG
- a CDS encoding S41 family peptidase: MKNAKRYAVITISSVALFAMFSFTAPDKTSPNYNFAKSLDIFFNVLREINIFYVDSVKSEDLVKTGINEMLSTLDPYTTYIPNEDMADFEFMTTGQYGGMGALIRKTGDYIEISEPYESFPAAKAGLVPGDLLIGIDGKTMKGVDVTKVSAMLKGKPGSKMNLRVVKLRSKDTANVEITRQVIRIPAVPFYGIVKDKVGYIRFTNFTTDCSKEVKEALISLKKQGATSIVLDLRGNPGGLLNEAVKVVNLFVPRGQLVVSTKGKIKEFDATYKTEAEPVDTSIPLVVLVNSGSASASEIVSGSLQDLDRAVVVGNRTFGKGLVQTTRPVGYNSQVKITTAKYYIPSGRCIQALDYSHRNADGSVGTVPDSLITAFKTKNGRTVYDGGGVMPDVKVDFEQMSKIGISLVGRGLIGDYINEYYVKHTDVPNILGFKLTDADYDDFVRFLENKEYDYTTQTDVLLKQLEDAAKKDKYYAHAQGEIEQLKKQLSHDKKKDLVLFKDEIKSYLEDEFIGRYHYQRGKIERSLINDPQAQQAFKLAGDEKKAKELLTQTQTKK, translated from the coding sequence ATGAAGAACGCAAAACGGTATGCTGTCATCACCATTTCGAGCGTGGCCTTGTTTGCCATGTTCTCGTTTACCGCTCCTGACAAGACTAGCCCAAACTACAACTTTGCAAAGAGCTTGGACATCTTCTTTAACGTGCTTCGGGAGATCAATATCTTCTATGTTGATTCGGTAAAGTCGGAAGATTTGGTTAAAACGGGCATAAACGAGATGCTCTCTACGCTCGATCCCTACACGACCTACATCCCCAACGAGGATATGGCCGACTTCGAGTTTATGACCACTGGCCAGTACGGTGGGATGGGGGCGCTTATCCGCAAAACTGGCGACTATATCGAAATATCGGAACCCTACGAGTCGTTTCCTGCTGCAAAGGCGGGGCTTGTTCCTGGTGACTTGCTGATAGGCATCGACGGGAAGACGATGAAGGGGGTAGATGTTACGAAGGTGAGCGCCATGCTTAAGGGAAAGCCTGGTTCGAAGATGAACCTTAGGGTGGTGAAGCTGCGCAGCAAGGATACCGCTAACGTCGAGATCACCCGTCAGGTGATTAGGATCCCTGCGGTTCCATTTTACGGAATTGTGAAGGATAAGGTGGGGTACATTCGCTTTACCAACTTTACCACCGACTGCAGCAAGGAGGTTAAGGAGGCGCTGATCAGCCTAAAGAAGCAGGGGGCTACCTCCATCGTTCTCGATCTTAGGGGAAATCCTGGCGGATTGCTCAACGAGGCCGTGAAGGTGGTTAACCTTTTTGTTCCACGTGGACAGCTGGTGGTGAGCACCAAGGGTAAGATCAAGGAATTTGATGCAACTTATAAGACTGAAGCCGAGCCGGTAGATACAAGTATTCCGCTGGTGGTGCTGGTTAACAGCGGATCGGCTTCGGCCTCCGAAATTGTTTCGGGATCGCTGCAGGATTTGGACCGCGCCGTTGTTGTTGGCAACCGTACCTTCGGAAAGGGTCTTGTGCAGACCACCCGCCCCGTTGGGTACAACTCGCAGGTGAAGATAACCACCGCCAAGTACTACATTCCTTCGGGCCGATGCATTCAGGCACTCGACTATAGCCACCGTAACGCCGATGGTAGCGTTGGAACTGTGCCCGATTCGCTGATTACCGCCTTCAAAACTAAAAACGGGAGAACCGTTTACGATGGTGGGGGTGTTATGCCCGACGTAAAGGTGGATTTCGAGCAGATGAGCAAGATTGGGATTAGCCTAGTTGGCCGTGGGCTTATTGGAGACTACATCAACGAGTACTACGTTAAGCATACCGATGTTCCGAATATCCTCGGCTTTAAGCTGACCGACGCCGACTACGATGATTTCGTCCGCTTCCTCGAAAATAAGGAGTACGACTACACCACGCAGACCGATGTGCTGCTGAAGCAGCTAGAGGATGCTGCCAAAAAGGATAAGTACTACGCCCATGCCCAAGGCGAGATTGAGCAGCTGAAGAAGCAGCTCTCGCATGATAAGAAAAAGGACCTTGTGCTCTTTAAGGATGAGATCAAGTCGTACCTCGAGGACGAGTTTATTGGGAGGTACCACTACCAAAGGGGAAAGATTGAGCGCTCGCTGATTAACGACCCTCAGGCGCAGCAGGCCTTTAAGCTGGCCGGAGACGAAAAGAAGGCGAAAGAGCTGCTCACCCAAACGCAGACCAAGAAGTAA
- a CDS encoding helix-turn-helix transcriptional regulator has translation MICYNLERIILLRGHSKPVAFLQSKGFPYYKCHRMLSNPKMVSFKELERLCKLLHCTPNDLMEWIPDKKRTPESDHPLDKLRRNQASEAKLKALIQSIPTDKVEEASELLSNLCNEK, from the coding sequence ATGATTTGCTACAATCTGGAGCGCATCATCCTGCTCCGAGGCCATAGTAAGCCCGTTGCTTTCCTCCAAAGCAAGGGATTTCCGTACTACAAGTGCCATCGAATGCTCAGCAACCCCAAAATGGTAAGCTTTAAGGAGCTCGAAAGGCTATGCAAGCTGCTACATTGTACCCCCAACGACCTAATGGAATGGATTCCAGACAAGAAGCGCACGCCCGAGTCCGACCATCCGCTAGATAAGCTTCGCCGGAACCAAGCCAGCGAGGCCAAGCTAAAGGCGCTGATCCAAAGCATACCAACCGACAAGGTAGAGGAGGCATCCGAGCTGCTCAGCAACCTATGCAACGAAAAGTAG
- a CDS encoding uroporphyrinogen-III synthase, with product MKVKRVLISQPDPGSEKSPYQETAEKYGLKIDFRPFINVEGVNAKEFRQQKIDILAHTAVIFTARTAIDHFFRICEELRITVPETMKYFCISESIALYLQKYIVYRKRKIFFGNGKFEDLMDSITKHKDEKFLLPLSDIHKPEIPKTLDKAKITYSKSILFKTVSSNLSDLSLDKYDLVIFYSPAGITSLKENYPNFDQGEKKIGAFGPATSKAVKEAGLSLDIEAPTPEAPSMAKALELFIKKNHKDNK from the coding sequence TTGAAAGTCAAGAGAGTACTTATTTCGCAGCCTGATCCTGGTTCCGAAAAGTCACCGTACCAAGAAACTGCAGAAAAGTATGGGCTCAAGATTGATTTTCGTCCTTTTATCAACGTAGAGGGCGTTAACGCAAAGGAGTTCAGACAGCAAAAAATTGATATTCTTGCTCATACGGCTGTTATTTTTACCGCACGGACAGCTATCGATCACTTCTTCCGTATTTGTGAGGAGCTTCGGATTACGGTTCCTGAAACCATGAAGTATTTCTGCATTTCAGAATCTATTGCCCTTTACCTTCAGAAGTACATCGTTTACCGCAAGCGTAAAATCTTTTTCGGTAATGGTAAATTCGAAGATTTGATGGATTCAATTACGAAGCACAAGGATGAGAAGTTTCTTCTTCCGCTTTCCGATATCCACAAACCAGAAATTCCTAAGACGCTTGATAAGGCAAAAATTACCTACTCGAAGTCTATCCTGTTTAAAACTGTAAGCAGCAATCTTTCGGATTTGAGCTTGGATAAGTACGATTTGGTTATTTTCTACAGCCCTGCCGGCATCACCTCGTTGAAGGAAAACTATCCAAACTTCGATCAAGGGGAGAAAAAGATTGGTGCTTTTGGACCTGCCACCTCTAAAGCTGTAAAGGAAGCAGGTTTAAGTTTGGATATTGAGGCGCCAACACCCGAAGCTCCTTCGATGGCTAAAGCGCTTGAACTTTTCATCAAGAAGAATCACAAGGATAACAAGTAA
- the yidD gene encoding membrane protein insertion efficiency factor YidD, translating into MLISNQKLRLYLKGLLRMLRRMLVWILLQPIRFYQVAISPLKPPSCRFTPTCSAYAIEALKKHGPIKGLGLAIWRVLRCNPWGGSGYDPVP; encoded by the coding sequence ATGCTGATATCGAACCAAAAATTAAGATTGTACTTGAAAGGCTTGCTAAGAATGCTTCGAAGGATGCTGGTGTGGATACTTCTTCAGCCGATTAGGTTTTACCAGGTGGCAATATCGCCGCTGAAACCGCCATCGTGCCGCTTTACGCCAACCTGCTCGGCCTACGCCATTGAGGCGCTGAAGAAGCATGGACCAATTAAGGGGCTGGGGCTGGCAATTTGGCGCGTGCTCCGCTGTAACCCATGGGGAGGGAGCGGATACGATCCTGTACCTTAG